A genomic stretch from Helianthus annuus cultivar XRQ/B chromosome 1, HanXRQr2.0-SUNRISE, whole genome shotgun sequence includes:
- the LOC110928886 gene encoding uncharacterized protein LOC110928886, which produces MKINRFYGVLKAEFREFITPSKCETLDELINLARDREIEIKRQEERGEKRPNEKGGSSTPTKKGKYQEQGRKDKSKSGITPCKTCGKLHTGECLLGKKGCYKCGKEGHSSYQCPSSPKTCFNCFEKGHIKSECPKLQQESKKEDKKQEGSKAKGRMYQITSEEAKSLPNVISGVKEEGSSAKKTEGSQDRGKSST; this is translated from the exons ATGAAGATTAATCGCTTTTATGGCGTATTAAAGGCAGAATTTAGGGAGTTCATCACTCCCTCGAAGTGTGAGACTCTTGACGAGCTCATCAATCTAGCGCGGGATAGAGAAATCGAGATCAAGAGGCAAGAAGAGCGTGGAGAAAAGAGACCCAATGAAAAAGGTGGAAGTTCGACCCCGACCAAAAAGGGGAAGTATCAAGAGCAAGGAAGAAAGGATAAGTCGAAGAGTGGTATCACGCCGTGCAAGACTTGTGGAAAACTTCATACGGGGGAATGTTTGTTAGGCAAGAAAGGGTGTTACAAATGCGGTAAGGAGGGACACTCATCTTATCAATGTCCGAGTAGCCCGAAAACTTGTTTCAACTGTttcgaaaaggggcacatcaaatcTGAGTGCCCGAAACTCCAGCAAGAGTCGAAGAAGGAAGATAAGAAACAAGAAGGTTCTAAGGCCAAGGGTAGAATGTACCAAATTACATCCGAAGAAGCCAAGTCTCTCCCGAATGTGATTTCAG gcgtgaaggaagaaggcTCAAGTGCTAAGAAAACGGAAGGttcacaagatcgag gtaaatcctcgacTTAG